The following proteins are co-located in the Trichormus variabilis 0441 genome:
- a CDS encoding transglycosylase domain-containing protein yields the protein MSSRTFEQKQPQRRTSSGFEFFKGVGQIAGGTLLSLTMLTSSIVAGGLVGLAISFRNLPDVRQLRNFFPSETTYIYDIKGKLLASVHGEANREVVPLDRISPNLKRAVLASEDSHFYYHHGINPTGVGRAVVTNLVAGGVKEGGSTITMQLVKNLFLTRKRAFTRKLAEGVLAIRLEQILTKDQILEMYLNQVYWGHNNYGVQTASRSYFNKSAENLTIAESAMMAGLIQAPEEFSPFASKKLAKQKQKEVLGRMLELNWITQKEYDDALKEELTFGRIRSFQGSALPYITNTVSQELAKKFGRETLLKGGMRVQTTVDANFQTMAEDTVKKWHKTLLGEGLSRNQIALVAIDPRTHFVKALVGGVDSRASEFNRATQALRQPGSSFKPFVYYAAFATGKFAPDSTVIDAPVRYRDGDNWYSPRNYDGGFSGAMSIRTALAQSRNIPVIKLGKTIGMNKVVETCRILGIMSPMEPVTSLPLGAIGVTPLEMASAYATFANYGWQSPPTVIARITDSSGNVLLDNTPKPQLVLDPWASAAIIDVMRSVVTDGTGKGAAIDRPAAGKTGTTSSEKDIWFVGTVPQLTTAVWIGRDDNRQLASGATGGGKVAPIWRDFMTKALKGVPVQNFKPPSQFPRPKAN from the coding sequence GTGTCGTCTAGGACTTTTGAACAAAAGCAACCGCAACGTCGTACTTCGTCGGGATTTGAGTTTTTTAAAGGAGTAGGCCAGATAGCTGGCGGCACTCTTTTATCACTGACGATGTTGACAAGCTCCATTGTAGCTGGAGGGCTTGTTGGTTTAGCGATCAGTTTCCGCAATTTACCAGATGTCAGACAGCTACGTAATTTCTTCCCATCGGAAACAACTTACATCTACGACATTAAAGGCAAACTACTAGCTAGTGTCCACGGGGAAGCCAACCGCGAAGTTGTACCGTTAGATCGAATTTCCCCCAATCTGAAACGGGCTGTACTCGCCAGTGAAGATAGTCATTTCTATTATCACCACGGTATTAACCCCACTGGTGTAGGGCGTGCTGTCGTCACTAACTTGGTGGCGGGTGGTGTAAAAGAAGGTGGTTCTACCATCACCATGCAGTTGGTGAAGAACCTCTTTTTGACTCGTAAACGCGCTTTTACTAGGAAGTTAGCGGAAGGAGTGCTGGCAATCCGCTTAGAACAAATTCTTACTAAAGACCAAATTTTAGAAATGTACCTCAATCAAGTGTATTGGGGTCACAATAATTATGGTGTGCAAACAGCATCACGTAGTTACTTTAATAAGTCAGCCGAGAATTTAACGATCGCTGAATCGGCGATGATGGCGGGTTTAATCCAAGCACCAGAAGAATTTAGCCCCTTTGCCAGTAAAAAATTGGCAAAACAAAAACAAAAAGAAGTACTGGGGCGGATGCTGGAATTGAACTGGATTACCCAGAAAGAATATGATGACGCTCTCAAGGAAGAACTTACATTCGGCAGAATTAGGTCATTTCAAGGTAGTGCGTTGCCATATATAACCAACACTGTGTCCCAGGAACTAGCGAAAAAGTTTGGTCGTGAAACCTTGTTGAAGGGTGGTATGCGGGTACAAACTACTGTCGATGCTAATTTCCAAACAATGGCAGAAGACACTGTGAAGAAATGGCATAAAACTCTACTTGGTGAAGGATTAAGTAGAAATCAAATTGCCCTGGTAGCTATTGACCCCAGGACTCATTTTGTCAAAGCCCTAGTCGGTGGCGTAGACTCTAGAGCTAGTGAGTTTAACAGGGCTACACAAGCTCTACGTCAACCGGGATCTTCCTTTAAACCGTTTGTTTACTATGCTGCTTTTGCTACTGGTAAATTTGCACCTGATAGCACGGTGATAGATGCCCCAGTGAGATATCGTGATGGTGATAATTGGTATAGTCCTAGAAACTATGATGGTGGCTTTAGCGGTGCCATGTCCATTCGCACTGCCCTAGCACAATCACGTAACATTCCCGTGATTAAACTGGGTAAAACCATCGGTATGAATAAAGTTGTGGAAACTTGCCGCATTTTAGGAATCATGAGTCCGATGGAACCTGTGACCTCTCTGCCGCTAGGGGCGATTGGTGTCACGCCACTGGAAATGGCTAGTGCTTATGCGACTTTTGCCAATTATGGTTGGCAATCACCACCGACAGTGATTGCGCGGATTACTGATAGTAGTGGCAATGTGTTGTTAGATAATACTCCCAAACCCCAGTTAGTGTTAGATCCTTGGGCATCGGCAGCGATTATCGATGTGATGCGATCAGTTGTTACTGATGGTACTGGTAAAGGTGCTGCGATAGATCGCCCGGCTGCGGGGAAAACGGGTACAACCTCATCTGAAAAAGATATTTGGTTTGTGGGTACTGTACCGCAGTTAACAACTGCTGTCTGGATAGGCAGGGATGACAACCGGCAGCTAGCCAGTGGCGCAACTGGTGGTGGTAAGGTTGCTCCTATCTGGCGTGATTTTATGACTAAGGCACTCAAGGGCGTACCAGTGCAGAACTTCAAGCCGCCTTCTCAATTTCCGCGTCCTAAGGCGAATTAA
- a CDS encoding DUF1825 family protein — translation MGFFDSEIVQQEAKQLFEDYQALIKLGNNYGKFDREGKKLFIEQMEAMMDRYRVFMKRFELSEDFMAQMTVEQLKTQLNQFGITPQQMFDQMNLTLERMKSELEKQT, via the coding sequence ATGGGATTCTTTGACTCTGAGATAGTTCAGCAAGAAGCAAAACAGTTGTTTGAAGATTATCAAGCACTGATTAAACTAGGCAACAACTACGGTAAGTTTGACCGTGAAGGTAAAAAGTTATTTATTGAGCAAATGGAAGCCATGATGGATCGCTATCGCGTCTTTATGAAGCGATTCGAGCTTTCAGAAGACTTTATGGCACAAATGACTGTAGAGCAGCTCAAGACTCAACTAAATCAGTTTGGCATCACTCCTCAACAGATGTTCGACCAGATGAATCTGACTCTAGAGAGGATGAAATCTGAACTGGAGAAACAGACTTGA
- a CDS encoding bestrophin family protein, translating into MTVERKRWFQIAFQLRGSVIGAIYKRVICCALFGVLVTLLYQLKIPVSQPILGSVIPSIVLGLLLVFRTNTAYERFWEGRKAWGSIVNNTRNLARQIWVSVDEISPKDREAKISVLNLLVAFAVATKLHLRGEPINSELEDLISTSRYFKLKSMNNPPLEVAFWIGDYLQQQYTRKCLNTYQLTSIQELLNNLVDNLGSCERILRTPMPLAYSIHLKQLLLLYCFLLPFQMVESLGWWTGLVVGLVSFTLFGIEAIGLEIENPFGYDPNDLPLDAICNTMKRNIDDLTSLSPNVRSHDLGETSNVII; encoded by the coding sequence ATGACTGTTGAGAGAAAACGCTGGTTTCAAATAGCTTTTCAACTTAGAGGCTCAGTTATTGGCGCAATTTACAAACGCGTTATTTGCTGCGCTTTATTCGGGGTATTAGTTACTTTACTTTATCAACTAAAAATTCCTGTATCCCAACCAATTTTAGGTAGTGTTATTCCTAGTATTGTTTTAGGTTTATTACTAGTGTTTCGGACAAACACTGCTTATGAACGTTTTTGGGAAGGTAGGAAAGCCTGGGGGTCTATAGTCAACAACACGCGTAATTTGGCTAGACAAATTTGGGTATCTGTGGATGAAATTTCACCAAAGGATAGAGAAGCTAAAATATCAGTTTTGAACTTATTAGTCGCTTTTGCTGTGGCTACTAAATTGCATTTGCGCGGAGAACCTATAAATAGTGAACTTGAAGACTTAATCTCCACTTCTCGATATTTCAAACTTAAGAGTATGAATAATCCGCCGTTAGAAGTAGCCTTCTGGATTGGAGATTATTTACAACAGCAATATACTCGCAAGTGCTTAAACACTTATCAATTAACATCTATACAAGAACTATTAAACAATTTGGTTGATAATCTAGGGTCTTGTGAACGGATTCTCCGAACACCGATGCCTTTAGCTTATTCTATTCATCTTAAGCAATTATTATTATTATATTGTTTTCTCTTACCTTTTCAAATGGTAGAGAGTTTGGGTTGGTGGACAGGTTTAGTTGTGGGGTTAGTGAGTTTTACTTTATTTGGCATTGAAGCGATCGGTTTAGAGATTGAAAATCCTTTTGGTTATGATCCTAACGATTTACCATTAGATGCCATCTGTAACACAATGAAGCGAAATATTGATGATTTAACTAGTTTATCTCCCAATGTGCGTTCTCATGATCTGGGTGAAACTTCAAATGTCATAATATAA
- a CDS encoding Uma2 family endonuclease, which yields MQTASKLLSLAEFLILPETKPSNEFIDGYIYQKPMPQGKHSTLQIRLADGINEVGFPSKTAYAFPELRCTFSGRSIVPDIAVFRWEKIPLDADGEVANAFEIPPDWTIEILSPDQSQTRVTDNILFCLRHQTSLGWLIDPAEKAVICFLPNQLPEIKRQFDEILPVPDFLDLQLTVGQLFGWLKLGLK from the coding sequence ATGCAAACAGCCAGTAAACTTTTGAGTCTTGCTGAATTTTTAATACTTCCAGAGACAAAACCCTCCAATGAGTTTATTGATGGTTATATATACCAAAAACCCATGCCCCAAGGAAAGCATAGTACTCTACAGATTCGACTTGCAGATGGTATCAATGAGGTAGGCTTTCCCAGCAAAACCGCTTACGCTTTTCCAGAATTGAGGTGTACATTTTCTGGACGTTCAATTGTTCCCGATATTGCTGTATTTCGTTGGGAGAAAATCCCCTTAGATGCAGATGGCGAGGTAGCTAATGCTTTTGAAATTCCTCCCGATTGGACAATTGAAATTCTCTCGCCTGATCAATCGCAAACGCGAGTCACAGATAATATACTTTTTTGTTTACGCCATCAAACTAGTTTAGGATGGCTGATTGATCCAGCAGAAAAAGCAGTAATTTGCTTTTTACCCAATCAATTACCAGAAATAAAACGGCAATTTGATGAGATTTTGCCTGTACCCGATTTTCTGGATTTACAATTGACTGTTGGGCAATTATTTGGATGGCTAAAATTGGGATTGAAGTAA
- the pyrF gene encoding orotidine-5'-phosphate decarboxylase, with translation MTNNKIIVALDVPDTESAIALIDKLESVTFWKVGLELFTSSGPRILEVLKSRQKRIFLDLKFHDIPNTVAGACRGAARYGVDLMTIHATSGRDALKAAKEAVEEGAAQAGVKPSKLIAVTVLTSISARQLALDLKIPVELPEYALDMALMAQEVGLDGAVCSPQEVAQLRQICGDDFVLVCPGVRPTWAEAKDQKRSLTPSQAIQAGADYLVIGRPITAAAEPELAWKRIAQELTTVA, from the coding sequence ATGACTAATAACAAAATAATTGTGGCTTTGGATGTGCCGGATACGGAGAGTGCGATCGCTCTCATTGATAAGTTAGAGTCGGTGACTTTCTGGAAGGTTGGCTTGGAATTGTTTACTAGTTCCGGGCCGAGAATTCTAGAAGTGCTGAAATCTAGACAAAAGCGTATCTTTCTCGATTTAAAATTTCACGACATTCCTAATACCGTGGCTGGGGCTTGCCGTGGTGCAGCCCGCTACGGGGTGGATTTGATGACAATTCATGCTACCTCTGGCAGAGATGCCCTCAAGGCTGCGAAAGAGGCGGTAGAGGAAGGGGCTGCACAAGCTGGGGTGAAACCGTCTAAGTTAATTGCTGTGACGGTGTTAACCAGTATTTCTGCTAGACAGTTGGCGTTAGATTTGAAAATTCCTGTAGAGTTGCCAGAATATGCTTTAGATATGGCGTTGATGGCGCAAGAAGTAGGATTAGATGGGGCTGTTTGTTCACCCCAGGAAGTGGCGCAGTTGCGGCAAATTTGCGGTGATGACTTTGTGCTGGTTTGTCCGGGAGTACGTCCAACATGGGCAGAAGCAAAAGACCAAAAGCGATCGCTCACCCCCTCCCAAGCCATCCAAGCCGGGGCTGATTATTTAGTAATTGGTCGTCCCATTACTGCTGCTGCTGAACCTGAGTTAGCCTGGAAACGAATTGCTCAAGAGTTAACTACAGTGGCATGA
- the dnaK gene encoding molecular chaperone DnaK, whose protein sequence is MGKVVGIDLGTTNSVVAVMEGGKPVVIANAEGMRTTPSVVGFSKDGERVVGQMARRQTVLNPQNTFFAVKRYIGRRYNELSPESKRVPYTIRKDDVGNIKVACPRLNKEFAAEEISAMVLKKLADDASAYLGAAVTGAVITVPAYFNDSQRQATRDAGRIAGLEVLRILNEPTAASLAYGLDRGDTETILVFDLGGGTFDVSILEVGDGVFEVKATSGDTQLGGNDFDKKIVDWLAEQFLETEGVDLRRDRQALQRLMEAAEKAKIELSAVSITDINLPFITATEDGPKHLETRLTRSQFEGLCADLLGRVRNPVKRALKDAGLRPDDIEEVVLVGGSTRMPMVKQLVRDLIGIEPSENVNPDEVVAMGAAIQAGILAGEFKDVLLLDVTPLSLGLEAIGGVMKKLIPRNTTIPVRRSDIFSTSENNQNSVEIHVVQGEREMAGDNKSLGRFKLYGIPPAPRGIPQIQVAFDIDANGILQVTALDRTTGREQSITIQGASTLSESEVNRMIQEAQKYADVDRERKERVEKRTRSEALILQGERQLREVALEFGMQFARNRRQRIDNISRELKESLKENDDRGIDQAYADLQDALYELNREVRQYYAEDEDDDLFATIKDIFVGDKDKERDLPRDSYRERDSYNNRDYGRDYGRDYGRDSRPSYDSNRPPRKSPRPSYQDNWDDDDDWL, encoded by the coding sequence ATGGGCAAGGTAGTCGGCATCGACTTGGGTACAACCAACTCAGTAGTCGCCGTGATGGAGGGTGGCAAGCCGGTGGTGATTGCCAATGCAGAAGGAATGCGAACAACCCCCTCGGTCGTTGGCTTCAGCAAAGATGGTGAACGGGTAGTTGGGCAAATGGCACGGCGACAAACAGTCCTTAACCCTCAAAATACATTTTTTGCCGTGAAACGCTACATTGGGCGCAGGTATAACGAACTTAGCCCAGAATCGAAGCGTGTACCTTATACAATTCGCAAAGATGATGTTGGCAATATTAAAGTCGCCTGTCCTCGTCTGAATAAGGAATTTGCCGCCGAAGAAATTTCGGCAATGGTGCTGAAAAAATTGGCAGATGATGCCAGTGCTTATTTAGGTGCAGCAGTTACAGGCGCAGTCATTACAGTACCAGCTTATTTTAATGATTCTCAAAGACAAGCAACCCGCGATGCTGGCAGAATAGCCGGTTTAGAAGTGTTGCGGATTCTCAATGAACCAACAGCTGCATCCTTAGCTTATGGGTTAGATAGGGGTGATACGGAAACCATCTTAGTTTTTGACTTGGGTGGCGGTACATTTGACGTATCAATTCTGGAAGTTGGGGATGGCGTATTTGAAGTTAAAGCCACCAGTGGAGATACCCAACTGGGGGGGAATGACTTTGATAAAAAGATTGTGGATTGGTTAGCAGAGCAATTTTTAGAAACAGAAGGTGTAGACTTAAGACGCGATCGCCAAGCTTTGCAACGTTTGATGGAAGCTGCGGAAAAAGCTAAAATCGAACTCTCTGCCGTCAGCATCACTGATATTAACTTACCCTTCATTACAGCCACGGAAGACGGCCCCAAACATTTGGAAACTAGGCTGACGCGTTCCCAGTTTGAAGGTTTGTGTGCTGACTTATTAGGACGTGTCCGCAACCCCGTGAAACGGGCGCTAAAAGATGCCGGACTCAGACCTGATGATATTGAAGAAGTGGTACTAGTTGGCGGTTCGACAAGAATGCCAATGGTAAAACAGCTAGTGCGGGACTTAATTGGCATTGAACCCAGCGAAAATGTCAACCCTGATGAAGTGGTGGCGATGGGTGCAGCCATTCAAGCGGGGATTTTGGCAGGAGAATTCAAAGATGTGCTGCTGCTAGATGTTACACCCTTATCTTTGGGATTGGAAGCGATCGGTGGCGTGATGAAAAAACTCATCCCCCGCAATACAACTATCCCCGTCCGTCGTTCTGATATTTTCTCCACCTCCGAAAATAACCAAAACTCCGTGGAAATTCACGTAGTCCAAGGCGAGCGGGAAATGGCTGGTGATAACAAATCTCTCGGACGTTTCAAACTCTACGGCATTCCCCCAGCGCCAAGAGGCATTCCCCAAATCCAGGTAGCATTTGATATCGATGCCAACGGGATTTTACAGGTAACAGCTTTAGATAGAACCACTGGTAGAGAACAGAGTATCACTATTCAAGGTGCTTCTACTTTAAGTGAATCAGAAGTTAACCGGATGATTCAAGAAGCCCAAAAATATGCTGACGTTGACCGGGAACGCAAAGAGAGAGTAGAAAAACGTACCCGTTCTGAAGCTTTAATTCTCCAAGGCGAACGCCAACTTAGAGAAGTCGCTTTAGAATTTGGGATGCAGTTTGCCCGTAACCGTCGCCAACGCATCGATAATATTAGCCGGGAACTGAAGGAAAGTCTCAAAGAAAATGACGATCGCGGGATTGACCAAGCTTACGCCGACCTGCAAGATGCTCTATATGAGCTAAATCGAGAAGTTCGTCAGTATTATGCTGAGGACGAAGACGACGATTTATTTGCCACAATCAAAGACATTTTTGTCGGCGATAAAGACAAGGAACGCGACCTTCCCAGAGATAGCTATCGAGAACGCGATTCTTACAATAACAGAGATTATGGCAGAGACTATGGCAGAGATTACGGACGAGACAGCCGTCCTTCCTATGACAGCAACCGCCCTCCTCGTAAATCACCCCGCCCCAGCTATCAAGATAATTGGGACGATGATGATGATTGGCTATAG
- a CDS encoding J domain-containing protein, which yields MSQTFLPTEWLKQLSDPYAVLGIPVTADEKKILTRYHVLAKLLHPDRYTNNDSLEKELGTAIFTCLVNPAYEQLKNKHKRQDILESLRSEAIAWKKKSLYLQSAVAKQMMAMSAQQADSFYQQAIATYAEAQYKSPRKCHQVTKQIITLNLAYLSLQKSEPLILEVNPPVKPKGNPQPVEPQEREITSGEKASVHPAVINYAPRHYQRGLQYTKQGQWAIAVQELRDAIKLEPSNSDYYALLGFVYLRQSFLGMAKVYMRQALKLNPQQELALKYAKYLKIDCMDNLDPPSLAKAIGIAAILSKFVTKLEANLSQVLKSR from the coding sequence ATGTCACAGACTTTTCTCCCCACAGAATGGCTGAAACAACTCTCCGACCCCTATGCTGTGTTAGGGATTCCTGTGACTGCTGATGAGAAAAAAATTCTCACCCGCTATCACGTTTTAGCAAAACTATTACATCCTGACCGCTACACTAACAACGATAGTCTAGAGAAAGAATTAGGCACAGCAATCTTTACCTGTTTAGTTAACCCTGCTTACGAGCAATTGAAGAATAAGCACAAGCGTCAGGACATTTTAGAATCGCTGCGGTCAGAAGCGATCGCCTGGAAAAAAAAGTCCCTATATCTGCAAAGTGCCGTAGCCAAGCAAATGATGGCAATGTCTGCACAACAGGCAGATTCGTTTTATCAACAGGCGATCGCCACCTATGCTGAAGCTCAGTATAAATCTCCCCGCAAGTGCCATCAAGTAACTAAACAAATAATTACCCTCAATCTAGCTTACTTATCCTTGCAAAAGTCCGAACCTTTAATTTTGGAAGTAAATCCACCTGTAAAGCCCAAGGGAAACCCTCAACCAGTAGAACCCCAGGAAAGAGAGATCACATCAGGCGAGAAAGCTAGTGTCCATCCCGCAGTTATAAATTATGCCCCGCGTCACTACCAGCGTGGCCTTCAGTATACAAAACAAGGTCAATGGGCTATTGCAGTGCAGGAACTACGGGATGCGATTAAGCTAGAACCAAGTAACAGCGATTATTATGCCTTATTAGGCTTCGTTTATCTACGACAGAGTTTTCTGGGGATGGCGAAAGTTTATATGCGCCAAGCATTAAAACTAAATCCGCAGCAAGAACTAGCTTTAAAATATGCCAAATATTTAAAAATCGACTGTATGGATAATCTTGATCCACCATCACTGGCTAAAGCTATAGGCATTGCTGCTATACTGAGCAAATTTGTTACCAAATTAGAAGCTAATCTCAGTCAAGTGTTGAAATCTCGGTAA
- a CDS encoding M28 family peptidase — MNLKARLHNHLIQVARERDPYLATAGHFFVQEYIRQEFAQWGSVEIHTFQVGNKSFNNLILNLPSQSIGKKQELPPILIGAHYDGVPGTSGADDNATGVVVLLELARKFAAAPAKYPLRLVAFDMEEYGLLGSTDYAGLLRQQQQPLRLMMSLEMLGYRDCTPGSQRYPAPLEKFYPNTGDFIALIGNLRTIPDLIGMSRHIRKAGISSQWLPVPNRGLIVPQTRLSDHAPFWDAGYPAIMVTDTAFLRNPHYHKPSDAIATLDLDFLTGVCEGLEISIRRL; from the coding sequence TTGAATTTAAAAGCCAGATTACACAATCATTTAATACAGGTAGCACGAGAACGTGATCCTTATCTAGCAACGGCGGGACATTTCTTTGTCCAAGAATACATTCGCCAAGAATTTGCCCAGTGGGGAAGTGTGGAAATCCACACCTTTCAAGTAGGAAATAAATCCTTTAACAATCTCATACTCAATTTGCCGTCCCAATCTATAGGGAAAAAACAGGAGCTACCACCTATTTTAATTGGCGCACACTATGATGGTGTACCTGGAACGTCAGGGGCTGATGATAATGCTACAGGTGTAGTAGTTTTATTAGAATTGGCGAGAAAGTTTGCGGCTGCACCAGCTAAATATCCTCTGCGGTTGGTGGCATTTGATATGGAAGAATATGGCTTGTTGGGTAGTACTGATTATGCAGGCTTATTACGTCAACAACAGCAGCCGTTACGCTTGATGATGTCTTTAGAAATGCTGGGATATCGGGACTGTACACCCGGTTCGCAGAGATATCCTGCACCATTAGAAAAATTTTACCCCAATACAGGTGATTTTATTGCTTTAATTGGTAATTTACGCACTATCCCCGACTTAATCGGCATGAGTCGCCATATCCGCAAAGCTGGTATATCCAGCCAGTGGCTACCAGTACCAAATCGAGGCTTGATTGTTCCCCAAACCAGATTAAGCGATCATGCACCATTTTGGGATGCGGGTTACCCAGCAATTATGGTGACAGATACAGCCTTTTTGCGGAATCCTCATTATCATAAGCCCAGTGATGCGATCGCCACTCTCGATTTAGATTTTCTCACAGGCGTGTGCGAAGGCTTAGAAATCAGTATCCGGCGGCTGTGA
- a CDS encoding helix-hairpin-helix domain-containing protein: MTKWLPWNSKLQKLRAKLLNDPYYRLQSGEEIQIAAELGIRIDTNQATVDDWLRLPGLSIHQARSLVELSHSGVKFYCIEDIAAALGLPAPRLEPLKPLLTFSYYDHESIVGFTQLVNPNTASVEQLVQIPYMDMSLAQAVVENRASAGAYRNLADFQRRLQLPGEAIAQLMYFLRF; the protein is encoded by the coding sequence ATGACTAAATGGCTTCCTTGGAATTCTAAGTTACAAAAACTTCGTGCCAAGCTGCTCAATGACCCATACTATCGACTACAGTCTGGGGAAGAGATTCAGATTGCAGCAGAACTGGGAATTCGTATTGATACTAATCAAGCAACTGTTGATGACTGGTTGCGGCTACCGGGTTTGTCGATTCACCAAGCGCGATCGCTTGTGGAGCTTTCCCATTCTGGTGTTAAATTTTACTGTATTGAAGATATTGCTGCGGCTTTGGGGCTACCAGCACCAAGACTGGAACCGTTAAAGCCTTTATTGACTTTTAGTTATTATGATCATGAATCAATAGTTGGTTTTACGCAATTAGTTAATCCCAATACCGCCTCAGTTGAACAGTTAGTCCAAATACCATACATGGATATGTCTTTAGCCCAGGCTGTGGTAGAAAATCGAGCTTCGGCGGGAGCTTATCGTAATTTAGCTGATTTCCAACGAAGATTACAACTTCCTGGTGAGGCGATCGCCCAGTTAATGTATTTTCTGAGGTTTTAA
- the tyrS gene encoding tyrosine--tRNA ligase: protein MAENFSWLHRGIAEVFPQPTDAESDIESLEKRLATTDRPLRVKYGIDPTGADIHLGHSIPMRKLRGFQDAGHTAVLIIGDFTARIGDPTGKSEMRRQLTEEDVKQNAQTYLDQVRPILDFDTPGRLEVRYNSEWLSRLDLGKITELLATMTVGQMLAKEGFADRYKKENPIFLHEFLYPLMQGYDSVAIEADVELGGTDQKFNIAVGRDLQRHFGQKPQFGVLLPILIGTDGVQKMSKSLGNYVSLSEHPGQKYQKLQGVPDQMLEQYFELLTDLPIDKLPANPRDRQMLLAWEIVKQYHGEQAAQEAKEAAQSGGKEGAVPEFSLAGVPQFPVKLAYLLGATGLCKSTGEGKRKIQEGGVRLDGDRISDADTIFQQPDELQGRVLQVGKNKFVRLVL from the coding sequence ATGGCGGAAAATTTTTCTTGGCTACATCGTGGGATAGCGGAAGTTTTCCCACAACCTACTGATGCTGAAAGCGACATCGAGAGTCTAGAGAAACGCCTAGCAACTACGGATCGACCTCTACGGGTTAAATATGGTATTGACCCGACAGGAGCCGATATTCATCTTGGTCATAGCATACCAATGCGTAAACTGCGAGGGTTTCAAGATGCTGGTCATACGGCAGTGTTAATTATTGGTGATTTTACGGCACGTATTGGCGACCCAACAGGTAAGTCTGAGATGCGTCGTCAACTAACAGAGGAAGATGTGAAGCAAAATGCTCAAACCTACCTCGACCAAGTGCGTCCTATTTTGGATTTTGACACACCAGGCAGATTAGAGGTACGTTATAACTCAGAATGGCTTTCCCGGCTTGATTTAGGGAAAATTACTGAGTTACTTGCTACCATGACCGTGGGGCAAATGTTAGCCAAGGAAGGCTTTGCCGATCGCTATAAGAAAGAGAACCCAATTTTCCTGCATGAGTTCCTTTATCCTTTGATGCAGGGGTATGATTCGGTGGCTATTGAGGCAGATGTGGAATTAGGCGGCACAGACCAGAAGTTTAACATTGCTGTTGGTCGTGATTTACAGCGCCATTTTGGTCAAAAGCCCCAGTTTGGAGTACTTTTGCCTATTTTGATTGGCACTGATGGTGTGCAGAAAATGTCCAAGTCTTTAGGTAATTACGTGAGTTTGTCTGAACACCCAGGACAAAAATACCAAAAGTTACAAGGTGTTCCCGATCAAATGCTGGAACAGTATTTTGAACTACTGACAGATTTACCCATAGACAAGTTACCAGCAAATCCCCGCGATCGCCAAATGCTCCTGGCTTGGGAAATCGTCAAACAATACCACGGCGAACAAGCAGCACAGGAAGCCAAAGAAGCTGCCCAAAGTGGCGGTAAAGAAGGCGCTGTCCCAGAATTTTCCTTAGCTGGTGTACCCCAATTCCCTGTTAAGTTGGCTTATTTACTCGGTGCTACTGGCCTATGCAAAAGCACAGGGGAAGGTAAACGGAAAATCCAAGAAGGTGGAGTACGCTTAGATGGCGATCGCATTTCTGATGCCGATACTATCTTCCAGCAGCCAGATGAACTCCAAGGGCGAGTGTTACAAGTAGGGAAAAATAAGTTTGTGCGCTTAGTACTTTAG
- a CDS encoding SHOCT domain-containing protein, whose product MLTKRKSRSIAAILAFAGTVSISGLHKFYLGQPLWGLLYVLLSWTPIPKVASAIEGVWYLAQDEEAFDRNFNLGKPAVKQSPYVVNQVGAIADALRELDNLRQDGLISEYEFEQKRRQLLDQIS is encoded by the coding sequence ATGTTAACTAAGCGTAAAAGTCGAAGCATTGCCGCTATTTTAGCTTTTGCTGGGACAGTGAGCATCTCTGGATTACATAAGTTCTATCTAGGACAGCCACTTTGGGGGTTGTTGTATGTTTTACTTTCTTGGACACCTATTCCTAAGGTAGCTAGTGCTATTGAAGGGGTTTGGTATTTAGCCCAAGATGAAGAAGCTTTTGACAGAAATTTTAATTTGGGTAAACCCGCAGTCAAGCAATCCCCATATGTAGTCAATCAGGTGGGGGCGATCGCTGATGCCTTACGTGAATTAGATAACCTACGTCAAGATGGCTTGATTTCTGAGTACGAATTTGAACAAAAGCGCCGTCAGTTGCTAGATCAGATTTCTTGA